From a single Arachis hypogaea cultivar Tifrunner chromosome 3, arahy.Tifrunner.gnm2.J5K5, whole genome shotgun sequence genomic region:
- the LOC112771997 gene encoding alkane hydroxylase MAH1-like, whose product MRKTLVEEIGMEQIDHEFLRDNALSLLATGRDAISSANILEEIRANFIHKEENWFIISRVENLNKLVYLHGALCEALRLFPPIPFEYKSAVKSDILPSGDRVNTNTMVIYCQYAMGRVEQTWGEYCLEFKPQRWISEKGRKIHIPSYKFIAFQAGPRSCLGKNISFVQMKIIAIALLWNFQFEVAKGNNVSPCLSVVLDMKHGLKVKVTKRG is encoded by the exons ATGCGTAAAACTCTTGTGGAGGAAATTGGAATGGAACAAATAGATCACGAGTTTTTAAGAGATAATGCTCTTAGTCTCTTAGCAACAGGAAGGGATGCAATTAGTTCAG CCAATATCCTTGAAGAAATCAGAGCAAACTTTATACACAAGGAAGAAAATTGGTTCATCATTTCAAGGGTAGAAAATCTTAACAAGCTAGTTTACCTGCATGGAGCTTTGTGTGAAGCATTGAGACTTTTCCCTCCAATTCCTTTCGAGTACAAATCTGCAGTTAAATCTGATATACTCCCCAGTGGGGATCGTGTTAATACAAATACTATGGTAATTTATTGTCAATATGCAATGGGAAGAGTGGAACAAACATGGGGAGAATATTGCTTGGAGTTTAAGCCACAAAGGTGGATTTCTGAAAAGGGAAGAAAGATACACATACCATCTTACAAGTTCATAGCTTTTCAAGCAGGCCCAAGAAGTTGTTTGGGTAAAAATATAAGCTTTGTTCAGATGAAGATCATCGCCATTGCTTTGCTATGGAATTTTCAATTTGAGGTGGCGAAAGGGAATAATGTGTCCCCATGTCTTTCTGTTGTTCTTGACATGAAACATGGCTTGAAGGTCAAGGTTACTAAAAGAG GATAA
- the LOC112789041 gene encoding alkane hydroxylase MAH1-like, translated as MDSLDFIVIFVAIVSFFFIHTWLSNRNNLVIDWPFFGMLPALLCHLSNIHDYATTVLKHYEGTFMFKGPWLTNLDFLITVDPMNVHHITSKNFDNYIKGPKFYEIFEIMGDGIFNIDSDKWKRNRDTLHSLFKANSFESSFVKTIHKKLESCLVPLLNNATELGTVVDLQDIFQRFTFDNICFIVLGFDPNSIPNKLIEFPENAFETAFNKMEDGMFYRHIAPRFLWKLQKWLQIGQEKSYGECGKIIDQFLHQFISSTFQEQNKFNYTKDDDESNFNMLKALVMESGMETIEPKFLRDNALNLLAAGRDAISASLSWFFWLVSTHPVVEAKILEEFRANLITKEENWFITSRLEILNKLVYLHGALCEALRLFPPLPFEHKSAVKSDILPSGDHVNANTRILYSLYSMGRMEQIWGEDCLEFKPERWISEKGSIIQVPSYKFIAFNAGPRSCLGKNISFIQMKIIAIALLLNFQFEVVEGHNVCPCLSVILHMKHGLKVKVTKRGIN; from the coding sequence ATGGACTCCTTAGATTTCATTGTTATTTTTGTAGCCATTGTCTCATTCTTCTTCATCCACACATGGCTGTCCAATAGAAATAATCTCGTAATTGATTGGCCCTTCTTTGGTATGCTACCAGCACTTTTATGTCATCTCTCCAATATCCATGATTATGCAACCACTGTTTTGAAGCATTATGAAGGTACTTTCATGTTCAAAGGTCCCTGGCTCACAAACCTTGACTTTCTCATCACCGTTGACCCTATGAATGTGCACCACATTACTAGCAAGAACTTTGACAACTACATTAAAGGGCCTAAGTTCTATgagatttttgaaatcatggGAGATGGCATCTTTAACATCGATTCCGACAAATGGAAGCGCAACAGGGACACACTACACTCGTTGTTCAAAGCAAACTCGTTTGAGAGTTCGTTTGTGAAAACGATTCATAAGAAGCTCGAGAGTTGCCTAGTTCCACTTCTCAATAATGCAACGGAACTTGGAACCGTTGTGGACTTGCAAGACATTTTTCAGAGATTCACCTTTGACAACATCTGCTTCATAGTGCTGGGTTTCGATCCTAACTCCATTCCTAACAAGCTCATCGAGTTCCCGGAAAACGCTTTTGAGACAGCTTTCAACAAGATGGAAGATGGAATGTTCTACAGACACATTGCGCCAAGATTCTTGTGGAAGCTTCAAAAGTGGCTCCAAATTGGACAAGAGAAGAGCTACGGTGAATGTGGAAAAATAATTGACCAATTCTTGCATCAATTTATATCATCCACATTCCAAGAGCAAAACAAATTCAACTACACCAAAGATGATGATGAATCGAACTTTAACATGCTTAAAGCTCTTGTAATGGAAAGTGGAATGGAAACAATAGAGCCCAAGTTTCTAAGAGACAATGCACTTAATCTCTTAGCAGCAGGAAGGGATGCAATCAGTGCAAGTCTCAGTTGGTTTTTTTGGCTGGTTTCAACCCACCCTGTTGTTGAAGCCAAGATCCTTGAAGAATTTAGAGCAAACCTGATAACCAAGGAAGAAAATTGGTTCATCACTTCAAGGTTAGAAATTCTTAACAAGCTAGTTTATCTGCATGGAGCTTTATGTGAAGCATTGAGACTTTTCCCTCCACTTCCTTTTGAACACAAATCTGCAGTTAAATCTGATATACTTCCTAGTGGGGATCATGTTAATGCAAATACTAGGATACTTTACTCTTTGTACTCGATGGGAAGAATGGAACAAATATGGGGAGAAGATTGCTTGGAGTTTAAGCCAGAAAGGTGGATTTCTGAAAAGGGAAGTATCATACAGGTACCATCTTACAAGTTCATAGCTTTCAATGCAGGCCCAAGAAGTTGTTTGGGTAAAAATATAAGCTTTATTCAGATGAAGATCATCGCCATTGCTTTGCTGTTGAATTTTCAGTTTGAGGTGGTGGAAGGGCATAATGTGTGCCCATGTCTTTCTGTTATTCTTCACATGAAACATGGCTTGAAGGTCAAGGTTACTAAAAGAGGTATTAATTAG
- the LOC112769379 gene encoding alkane hydroxylase MAH1-like: protein MSNIHEYFTIALKHYGGTFKFTGPLFTNINFFLTSDPMNVHHITSKNFVNYDKGSEFHEIFEVLGNGILNSDYDIWKRQRDILQSLFKQNILENFVTKSIHKKLDGSLLPLLNDVSKSETIMDLEDIFQRFTFDNICTIVLAFDPNCLPNKFTEFQEVAVEKAFNKMEDAILYRHFVPRPLWKLQKWLRIGSEKHSMVSQQIIDKFLHECISTKFDEEQSRVINCTQEDEPNFNMLKALAEESGMEQIDYKFLRDTAINLLTAGRDTISAGLSWFFWLVSTHPKVEIKILEEIKANFNANEEDWLISEVKNLNKLVYLHGAICEALRLFPPVPFEHKCAIKSDILPSGDCIGPNTMIYYSLYSMGRMEQIWGKDCLEFKPERWISEKRSNIQIPSYKFIAFNAGPRSCLGKNLSFIQMKIVAIALLWNFHFQVVEGHSVCPTVSVILHMKHGLKVHVTKRSN, encoded by the coding sequence ATGTCCAATATTCATGAATACTTTACCATAGCTTTGAAACACTATGGTGGTACTTTTAAGTTTACAGGACCCTTGTTTACAAACATCAACTTTTTCCTCACTAGTGATCCTATGAATGTTCACCACATTACAAGTAAGAACTTTGTCAACTATGACAAAGGTTCTGAGTTCCATGAGATTTTTGAAGTTCTTGGAAATGGGATCCTCAATTCTGATTACGACATCTGGAAGCGCCAGAGGGACATATTACAATCATTGTTCAAGCAAAACATTCTTGagaattttgttacaaaatccatTCATAAGAAGTTGGATGGTTCCCTACTTCCACTTTTGAATGATGTTTCGAAATCAGAAACTATTATGGACTTGGAAGACATCTTTCAGAGGTTCACTTTTGACAACATTTGCACCATAGTGTTGGCATTTGATCCCAATTGTCTTCCCAACAAGTTCACTGAATTCCAAGAGGTTGCTGTTGAAAAAGCTTTCAACAAAATGGAGGATGCAATTCTCTATAGGCACTTTGTCCCAAGACCCTTGTGGAAGCTGCAAAAATGGCTCCGAATCGGATCCGAGAAGCACTCCATGGTATCCCAACAAATTATTGATAAGTTCTTGCATGAATGTATATCAACCAAATTTGATGAAGAGCAGAGCAGAGTCATCAATTGCACTCAAGAAGATGAACCAAACTTTAACATGCTTAAAGCTCTTGCGGAAGAAAGTGGAATGGAACAAATAGATTACAAGTTTCTAAGAGACACTGCAATTAATCTCTTGACGGCAGGAAGGGACACAATCAGTGCAGGTCTCAGTTGGTTTTTCTGGCTTGTTTCGACTCACCCTAAAGTTGAAATCAAGATCCTTGAAGAAATCAAAGCAAACTTCAATGCTAATGAAGAAGACTGGCTCATTTCAGAGGTGAAAAACCTTAACAAGCTAGTTTACTTGCATGGAGCTATATGTGAAGCTTTGAGGCTTTTCCCTCCAGTGCCATTTGAGCATAAATGTGCCATCAAATCTGATATACTTCCTAGTGGAGATTGTATTGGTCCAAATACTATGATCTATTACTCTCTATATTCAATGGGAAGGATGGAACAAATATGGGGTAAAGATTGCTTGGAATTTAAGCCAGAAAGGTGGATTTCGGAAAAAAGGAGCAATATACAGATACCATCATATAAGTTTATAGCTTTCAATGCAGGCCCAAGAAGTTGTTTGGGTAAAAATCTTAGCTTTATCCAAATGAAGATTGTTGCCATTGCTTTGCTGTGGAACTTTCACTTCCAAGTGGTGGAAGGTCATTCTGTGTGTCCAACTGTTTCTGTTATACTTCACATGAAGCATGGCTTGAAAGTTCATGTTACCAAAAGAAGCAATTGA
- the LOC112771990 gene encoding alkane hydroxylase MAH1-like gives MDSLDFILIFVAIASFFFIHTWRSNRNNPIINLPFFGMLPSVLCNLSNIHDYATTVLNHYGGTLMFKGPWLTNVNFLITSDPMNVHHITSKNFDNYIKGSEFYEIFEIMGDGIFNTDSPKWKRSRDILHSLFRQNSFESLVVKIIHRKLESCLVPLLNNASELGTIVDLQDIFQRFTFDNICSIVLGFDPNSLPNNLIQFPEIAFEKAFNKMEDSMFYRHIVPRFLWKLQKWLQIGQEKTYSECEKIIDQFLHQCISSTFQEQSKFNCTKHENEPNFNMLKAIVEESGTEQIDRKFLRDNAISLLAAGRDTISSGLSWFFWLVSTHPLVEAKILEEIRANFIHREENWLITSRLENLNKLVYLHGALCEALRLFPPLPIEHKSAVKSDILPSGDRVNANTMILYSLYSMGRMKQIWGEDCLEFKPERWISDKGSIIHVPSYKFIAFQAGPRSCLGKNISFIQMKIIAIALLLNFQFEVVKGHNVYPCLSVILHMKHGLKVKVTKRDIIN, from the coding sequence ATGGACTCCTtagattttattcttatttttgtaGCCATTGCCTCATTCTTCTTCATCCACACTTGGAGATCTAATAGAAATAACCCCATAATTAATTTGCCCTTCTTTGGTATGCTACCATCAGTTTTATGTAATCTTTCCAATATCCATGATTATGCAACCACCGTTTTGAACCACTATGGAGGTACTTTGATGTTCAAAGGTCCCTGGCTCACAAATGTCAACTTTCTCATCACCAGTGATCCTATGAACGTGCACCACATTACGAGCAAGAACTTTGACAACTACATTAAAGGGTCTGAGTTCTATgagatttttgaaatcatggGAGATGGCATCTTTAACACTGATTCCCCCAAGTGGAAGCGCAGCAGGGACATACTACATTCATTGTTCAGACAAAACTCGTTTGAGAGTTTAGTTGTAAAAATAATTCATAGGAAGCTGGAGAGTTGCCTAGTTCCACTTCTCAATAATGCATCGGAATTAGGAACTATTGTGGACTTGCAAGACATCTTTCAGAGATTCACTTTTGACAACATCTGTTCCATAGTGTTGGGCTTTGATCCTAACTCTCTTCCTAACAATCTCATCCAGTTCCCAGAGATCGCTTTCGAGAAAGCTTTCAACAAAATGGAGGATTCAATGTTCTACAGACACATTGTCCCAAGATTTTTATGGAAGCTTCAGAAATGGCTCCAAATTGGACAAGAGAAGACCTATAGTGAATGTGAGAAAATAATTGACCAATTCTTGCATCAGTGTATATCATCCACTTTCCAAGAGCAAAGCAAATTCAACTGCACTAAACATGAAAATGAACCAAACTTTAACATGCTTAAAGCTATTGTGGAGGAAAGTGGAACGGAACAAATAGATCGCAAGTTTTTAAGAGACAATGCTATTAGTCTCTTAGCAGCAGGAAGGGATACAATTAGTTCGGGTCTCAGTTGGTTTTTCTGGCTGGTTTCAACCCATCCTCTTGTTGAAGCCAAGATCCTTGAAGAAATTAGAGCAAACTTTATACACAGGGAAGAAAATTGGCTCATCACTTCAAGGTTAGAAAATCTTAACAAGCTAGTTTACTTGCATGGAGCTTTGTGTGAAGCACTGAGACTTTTCCCTCCACTTCCTATTGAGCACAAATCTGCAGTTAAATCTGATATACTTCCTAGCGGGGATCGTGTTAATGCAAATActatgatactttactctttgtACTCAATGGGAAGAATGAAACAAATATGGGGAGAAGATTGCTTGGAGTTTAAGCCAGAAAGGTGGATTTCTGACAAGGGAAGCATCATACACGTACCATCTTACAAGTTCATAGCTTTCCAAGCAGGCCCAAGAAGTTGTTTGGGTAAAAATATAAGCTTTATTCAGATGAAGATCATCGCCATTGCTTTGCTGTTGAATTTTCAGTTTGAGGTGGTGAAAGGACATAATGTGTACCCATGTCTTTCTGTTATTCTTCACATGAAACACGGCTTGAAGGTCAAGGTTACTAAAAGAGATATTATTAATTAG